TCGAGAATCATGCCGTACTTTACGACCTCGGCGAGACCAGACACATACTCGCGCCGCGGCAGCGACTGCAGCACCGCCAGGTCGATCACCACACCCGTGGGTTGCCAAAACGAGCCAACCATGTTCTTTGCTGCGGGCAGGTTGATGCCAACTTTGCCGCCGACACTACTATCGACCTGAGCAAGCAGAGTTGTAGGAACCTGAAAAAAGGCGAGCCCGCGACCGAAGGTGGCGGCCACAAAGCCCGCCAAGTCGCCGACGACTCCTCCACCCACGGCAATCACCACGCTCTTGCGATCGGTGCGGCATTCCAGCAGCGAATTCCAAAGCATTTCTGCCTGAGCAGTGCACTTGGTCGCTTCACCGGCCGGAACTGCGAGCAGATTGCAGCGGTAGCCGTTCTTGGACAGCGCGGCCGCAAGAGGTTCGCCGTAGGGCGCACGCACATTGGCGTCGCAGATCAAGACGGCATGGCGTCCCGGATGGCGCGCTTGAAAGAAGCTCGCGCTCTGGGCCAGTTGTCCGCTTGCCACTTCAATATCGTAGGCCCGCGGACCGAGATTCACGCGAACCAACTTCATTTTCGCACGCGCTGCAGGTCAGCGGCCGAAGCAGTGATCTGGCGGCAGAAGCCGGTATGGACGCGCACATACTCCAAAGCCGCACAGGCCTGCGGTTCCGCATGCAACTTCGCTTCCAATGTCGGCTTTTCGGCAGGCGAAACCGCGACATCTGCAGGCCAAACCGTATGCGTTTCGACAACGAGTGCTTCGCGGTATGGATCGAACGTATCGGCCACGGGGGCGAACTCCTACAGCAAACAAACCAACAGCACGATAACTAAGCCCGTCAATATAAAGTGTGCCTGTTTTCGCACAAGACGCGGAACACCTGGGTTGTGGGCCAGTTTGATGATCCGGCCTGGTCATGTGACGGCTTGCAATCGAATCGGGCCAGCATCCCGAGCAACGGCTACTGCCCAGAGAAACAGAGGCACCACAACTCAGCACTTCGCCGCGAAATCTCGGCCGCGAAATCTCGCGTTCTAATTTCAGCCTAAATGTTCAACATCGCCCCTCTTAATTGGACACCCAATCGCAGCTAAACCCGCGAATGGCGCACATCGCTGTTCAATTAACGACCCCTTAATTGAACACCCCCCCTTTTGCGGTTTGCGTGCCAAACTGCTACACGACGATCGCTGATTGCCGCAGTCGGTCAAATCAGTCCACGACCAACGCCCGCGGCATCCGGGCGATTAGCACAATGCCAGCGACAGAGAGCGGCGAAACGAGTTCGTAAGCGGCGAGTTTTCGCCCATGATCTTGAAGGTCGAGACCATTAGCTCTCGGCCCCGATCGCGCGAAGGTCCCGGTCCCGCTTCGACCACCGTCAAGCACTCGTTCAACCCTTCCTCATACTGCCCACCCGCCAGCAATGCTTCAGCCAATTGCAAACGCATAGGCAGATCGTTCGGTGCCTCCTTCACCTTCTGCTGCAGTGCCGACAAATCGCCGCCGGAAAGTCGGCTGCGGCGCAAATGGAGTTCCGCGAGCAGTTTTTCACCTTCGGGTTCGAGGTAGCCGCGCTCTTGCAACTTGGCGAGCGTCTGTTCAGCTTCAGTCAGTTTTTCTTGGGCCAGTTGCGTGCGGGCGACACCAATTGCCGCAGCAATCAAGTCCTCTTCTTTATCAAGTGCCTTTTGAAAGAGCGATTCGGCAATCGCCGGGTCCGTTCCCTCACAAGCTTCGGCCTGTTGCACGAGGAGGTCGGTCTCGGTGGGGAGGAGCGACTCCATCCATTGGCGCAATTGCGGTTCGGTGAGCAGTCCGACAAACGAATCGACGACCTGGCCGTTGCGCACGGCATAAACAGCCGGGATGCTCTCAACGCGAAAAGCCTGCGCTTGCTCCGGAGTCTGATCGACATCTGCTTTGACAAGCGCGATCTGCCCCGCGAATTCGGCTGTCATCTTTTCGAGCATCGGCCCGAGTTTGCGGCAAGGTCCGCACCAGGCAGCCCAGAAGTCGAGGACCACGGGCACGCCTTTGGAGCGCTCGATCACGTCCACTTCGAAGGTGGCGGCCGACGTTTCTGTGACCCAAGGAGAATTGCTCATGGTGAATTACCGCGAGAGAGGAATGATGGCCATATTCTACCGCGTTAGTCTACATCTGTTCGACTACGCCGATGCCGAGCAGGCTCAAGCCAAGGGAAATGGTGCGCGCCGTGAGATCGCACAGCAGCAAACGACTATTCTTTAGTTCCGTTGTTTCGGCCTTCAGCACCGGGCAGTTCTCGAAGAAGGTCGAGTAGCTCTTGGCCAGGTCAAACAGGTAAGTCGTGAGATAGTGCGGACGGAATTCGGCTTCAACAGTCGCCAGCGCTTCAGCCAAGCGGAGGAGTTGAATGCCCAGGGCGCGCTCTGCTGGATGCGAGAGGACGATCTTGCCACCAGCGGCGAGAACTGCGGCCGGCGTCGTTTCTGCCTTGCGAAAAATGCTGCGGACGCGGGCGTAGGAATACTGCATGTACGTCGCTGTATTGCCATTCATCGCCAGCATCTTCTCGTAGCTGAACGTGTAATCGCTTTCGCGGTTTTGCGAGAGATCTGCATACTTGAGCGCGCCAATGCCGACGGTTTCGGCAATGTTCTGCCGTTGTTCGGCCGAGAACTGCGGCCCAGTTGGGTTGGCGTCGTCGATCGACTTCACCACTTCGTTGGCCTTGGAAACCGCTTCGTCCAGCAGTCCTTCGAGCCCTACGGTGTCGCCGCTGCGGGTCTTGTAGGGACGGCCATCTTCGCCGAGGACGGTGCCGAACTTGACGTGGGCCAGTTGAATGTTTTCGCAGCCCCAGAGCTTGGCCGCAGCGAACAGCTTTTCGAAGTGGTCGCTTTGACGATGGTCGACGACATACAGAATCGCGTCAGGCTGCCACGTTTCGCGGCGATATTGAATCGTGGCGAGGTCCGTCGTGGAATAAAGAAACGCGCCGTCCTTCTTGCGAATGATCATCGGGGCTTCGAAACCCGGTAGAAAGACGCACATGGCTCCCTGACTATCCTTCGCCAGGCCGCGCGCGACAAAGTCTTCGACTACCGGCGCGAGGCGGTCATGATAGAAGCTTTCGCCCAGTTCGTGATCGAAA
Above is a window of Anatilimnocola aggregata DNA encoding:
- the aroB gene encoding 3-dehydroquinate synthase, which encodes MKLVRVNLGPRAYDIEVASGQLAQSASFFQARHPGRHAVLICDANVRAPYGEPLAAALSKNGYRCNLLAVPAGEATKCTAQAEMLWNSLLECRTDRKSVVIAVGGGVVGDLAGFVAATFGRGLAFFQVPTTLLAQVDSSVGGKVGINLPAAKNMVGSFWQPTGVVIDLAVLQSLPRREYVSGLAEVVKYGMILDATFFEYLESVVPQLLARDEVVLERVVARCCELKAQVVEQDEREESGLRAVLNYGHTFCHAIETVSGYGRFLHGEAVAIGMVQASQLAENLNRIEQSLTMRQLNLLQALELPTTVAGLDPQQLLAAMQHDKKVEHGKLRFVLPTRMGHVELVSGVSPEVVLEVLQS
- a CDS encoding tetratricopeptide repeat protein is translated as MSNSPWVTETSAATFEVDVIERSKGVPVVLDFWAAWCGPCRKLGPMLEKMTAEFAGQIALVKADVDQTPEQAQAFRVESIPAVYAVRNGQVVDSFVGLLTEPQLRQWMESLLPTETDLLVQQAEACEGTDPAIAESLFQKALDKEEDLIAAAIGVARTQLAQEKLTEAEQTLAKLQERGYLEPEGEKLLAELHLRRSRLSGGDLSALQQKVKEAPNDLPMRLQLAEALLAGGQYEEGLNECLTVVEAGPGPSRDRGRELMVSTFKIMGENSPLTNSFRRSLSLALC